From the Musa acuminata AAA Group cultivar baxijiao chromosome BXJ3-7, Cavendish_Baxijiao_AAA, whole genome shotgun sequence genome, one window contains:
- the LOC135586720 gene encoding LRR receptor kinase BAK1-like isoform X4, which yields MLTMECGVVIPWVLRLLLVFRPLSRVLANLEGDALHSLRTNLNDPNNVLQSWDPTLVNPCTWFHVTCNNENSVIRVDLGNAALSGQLVPQLGQLKNLQYLEIYSNNISGTIPVELGNLTNLVSLDLYLNNFIGVIPEALGNLAQLRFLRLNNNSLSGQIPQSLTSINSLQVLDLSNNNLSGEVPSTGSFSLFTPISFANNPLLCGSGTTKPCPGSPPFSPPPPFNPPAPITSQGNGVSSTGAIAGGVAAGAALLFAAPAIGFAWWRRRKPQEHFFDVPAEEDPEVNLGQLKRFSLRELQVATDSFSNKNILGRGGFGKVYKGRLADGSLVAVKRLKEERTPGGELQFQTEVEMISMAVHRNLLRLRGFCMTPTERLLVYPYMVNGSVASCLRERPPSQPPLDWLTRRRIALGAARGLSYLHDHCDPKIIHRDVKAANILLDEEFEAVVGDFGLAKLMDYKDTHVTTAVRGTIGHIAPEYLSTGKSSEKTDVFGYGIMLLELITGQRAFDLARLANDDDVMLLDWVKGLLKEKRLELLVDPDLQNDYIEVEVESLIQVALLCTQGSPVDRPKMSEVVRMLEGDGLAERWEEWQKVEVVRLEFEMAPHRNSEWIIDSTDNLHAVELSGPR from the exons ATGTTGACGATGGAGTGTGGAGTCGTGATCCCTTGGGTTCTAAGGCTATTGCTGGTGTTCCGCCCTCTGTCTAGGGTTCTCGCGAACCTGGAAG GTGATGCATTACATAGTTTAAGGACAAACCTCAATGATCCAAACAATGTTTTGCAGAGTTGGGATCCAACTCTTGTCAATCCATGTACATGGTTTCATGTTACATGTAACAATGAAAATAGTGTTATCAGAGT TGATCTTGGAAATGCAGCATTATCTGGTCAACTGGTTCCTCAACTTGGTCAACTAAAAAATCTGCAGTACCT GGAAATCTACAGTAATAACATTAGTGGGACAATACCGGTTGAACTTGGGAATCTGACAAACCTTGTGAGCTTAGATCTGTACTTGAACAATTTCATTGGTGTAATACCTGAAGCACTGGGGAACCTCGCGCAGCTCCGCTTCCT TCGACTTAATAACAATAGCTTGTCAGGTCAAATTCCTCAGTCTTTGACAAGCATCAACTCACTCCAAGTTCT GGATCTATCGAACAACAATTTATCAGGAGAAGTTCCATCAACTGGATCTTTTTCCCTATTCACTCCCATCAG TTTTGCTAACAATCCTCTGTTATGTGGATCGGGTACCACAAAGCCTTGTCCAGGCTCTCCTCCATTTTCTCCACCACCTCCATTTAATCCTCCTGCACCAATAACTTCACAAG GAAATGGTGTCTCCAGCACAGGAGCAATTGCTGGAGGAGTTGCAGCTGGTGCTGCTTTGCTGTTTGCAGCACCTGCAATTGGATTTGCATGGTGGCGTCGTCGTAAACCACAAGAACATTTCTTTGATGTACCTG CGGAAGAAGACCCAGAAGTTAATCTTGGCCAGCTTAAGAGGTTTTCTTTGCGTGAATTGCAAGTTGCTACCGACAGCTTCAGCAACAAAAATATTCTTGGTAGAGGTGGGTTTGGGAAGGTCTACAAGGGACGGCTTGCAGATGGTTCATTAGTAGCAGTAAAAAGATTGAAAGAAGAGCGGACACCAGGAGGGGAGCTTCAATTTCAGACAGAAGTCGAGATGATTAGCATGGCAGTACATCGGAACCTGCTTCGTCTTCGTGGGTTTTGCATGACACCAACTGAACGGTTGCTTGTCTACCCATACATGGTTAATGGAAGTGTTGCATCTTGTTTGAGAG AGAGACCTCCATCTCAACCTCCACTTGACTGGCTAACTCGAAGACGAATTGCACTGGGAGCTGCAAGGGGCTTGTCATACTTGCATGATCATTGTGATCCAAAGATTATTCATCGTGATGTCAAAGCGGCTAATATTTTGTTAGATGAAGAATTTGAGGCTGTTGTGGGGGATTTTGGTCTGGCCAAACTCATGGACTACAAGGATACACATGTTACAACTGCTGTCCGTGGAACAATTGGACACATTGCTCCTGAATACTTGTCCACTGGAAAATCTTCGGAAAAAACTGATGTCTTTGGATATGGAATCATGCTTTTGGAGCTCATTACTGGCCAAAGGGCTTTTGATCTTGCTAGGCTTGCAAATGATGATGATGTCATGTTGCTTGACTGG GTGAAAGGACTTCTGAAGGAGAAAAGGCTAGAGCTGCTGGTGGACCCAGATCTTCAGAATGACTACATAGAGGTGGAGGTGGAGTCACTCATCCAGGTTGCCTTGCTATGCACACAAGGCTCCCCTGTGGATCGTCCCAAAATGTCAGAAGTTGTGAGAATGCTCGAAGGCGATGGTCTTGCCGAGAGATGGGAGGAGTGGCAGAAAGTGGAGGTGGTTCGCCTGGAGTTTGAAATGGCCCCTCATCGCAACTCCGAATGGATAATTGATTCTACCGACAATCTTCATGCGGTTGAATTATCTGGTCCAAGGTGA